A stretch of Lysinibacillus agricola DNA encodes these proteins:
- a CDS encoding adenine deaminase C-terminal domain-containing protein, which produces MDPVWRITELRQQLAVVDGKNAPDIVLKNARYLHSMLKQWVVGNIWILGERIVYAGDRMPPLLEGTEVVDCTNKTIVPGYIEPHVHPFQLYHPQSFADFCGQLGTTTFISDNLSFVLSLENKKAFSILDNLKKLPFSFYWWTRFDSQTEMEQEEEIFSNTSILEWLERDDVLLGGELTGWPRLLHGDDQMLYRMQMAKGYREKIEGHFPGASERTLARMKLLGADGDHEAMTVEEVERRIMQGYAVTLRHSSIRPDLPNLLKGIVEKELPIFDHLMMTTDGSPPSFHEDGVMDKCIQVALDAGVAPIDAYQMASYNVARYYNMSSLHGFIATGRFASLNILQDEWHPVPESVLSKGVWLKRDGERVQRLAEIDYSALPAFDLDFSLTSHDFQFSMPFGIELVNDVITKPYNSLITREGQLADHDECYLMLINRDGKWHVNTMIKGFATSVQGFASSYSNTGDILLIGKNKDDMITAFEEMKAMRGGIVLVEKGEVIATVPLTIGGLLYDGDVKELSEKEKFLKQALAERGYHLGDAIYSLLFLQSTHLPYIRITPKGIFDVMKNKLLLPAVMR; this is translated from the coding sequence ATGGATCCAGTATGGAGAATTACAGAATTACGCCAACAATTGGCTGTAGTTGATGGCAAAAATGCACCGGATATTGTATTAAAAAATGCACGTTATTTACATAGCATGCTCAAACAGTGGGTAGTAGGAAACATTTGGATTTTAGGAGAACGTATTGTCTATGCTGGTGATAGAATGCCTCCGTTATTAGAAGGGACAGAAGTGGTAGATTGTACGAATAAAACAATTGTCCCAGGATATATTGAGCCACATGTTCATCCGTTCCAATTATACCATCCACAATCTTTTGCTGATTTTTGTGGACAGCTAGGAACTACAACTTTTATTTCTGATAATTTAAGCTTCGTTTTATCTTTAGAAAATAAGAAAGCGTTTTCAATATTAGATAATTTGAAAAAGCTACCGTTTTCCTTTTACTGGTGGACACGTTTTGATTCGCAAACTGAAATGGAACAGGAGGAAGAAATTTTTTCTAATACGTCCATTTTAGAATGGTTAGAACGAGATGATGTTTTACTTGGAGGAGAATTAACGGGCTGGCCAAGGTTGTTACATGGAGATGACCAAATGCTCTATCGTATGCAAATGGCTAAGGGCTACAGGGAAAAAATAGAGGGGCACTTCCCTGGCGCATCAGAACGAACTTTAGCGCGTATGAAGCTACTTGGTGCAGATGGTGATCATGAAGCTATGACAGTGGAAGAAGTGGAACGACGCATTATGCAAGGATACGCGGTAACGCTGCGTCATTCTTCAATACGTCCAGATTTACCAAATCTATTAAAGGGAATAGTCGAAAAAGAGCTACCTATTTTTGACCATTTAATGATGACAACAGATGGCTCGCCACCATCTTTTCATGAGGATGGTGTGATGGATAAATGTATTCAAGTAGCCTTAGATGCAGGTGTAGCACCAATAGATGCTTATCAAATGGCTTCCTACAATGTGGCACGTTATTATAATATGTCCAGCTTACATGGTTTTATCGCAACTGGCCGATTTGCCTCACTTAATATTTTACAAGATGAATGGCACCCAGTTCCTGAGAGTGTATTATCAAAAGGAGTTTGGTTAAAACGCGATGGAGAGCGAGTACAAAGGCTTGCTGAAATTGACTATTCAGCGTTACCGGCATTTGATTTAGATTTTTCATTAACTTCTCATGACTTTCAGTTCTCGATGCCGTTTGGAATTGAGCTAGTAAATGATGTTATTACGAAACCATATAACTCATTAATTACTAGAGAAGGGCAACTTGCAGATCATGATGAATGCTATTTAATGCTCATCAATAGAGATGGCAAATGGCATGTTAACACGATGATTAAAGGTTTTGCTACTAGTGTTCAAGGTTTTGCCTCCTCTTATTCGAATACAGGCGATATCTTGCTGATCGGAAAAAATAAAGATGATATGATTACAGCTTTTGAAGAAATGAAGGCAATGCGTGGTGGGATTGTACTTGTTGAAAAGGGTGAAGTAATTGCAACTGTACCATTAACTATTGGTGGTCTTTTATATGATGGGGATGTTAAGGAGCTATCAGAAAAAGAGAAGTTCTTAAAACAAGCATTAGCGGAACGTGGTTACCACTTAGGAGATGCAATTTATTCTTTATTATTCTTACAATCTACACATTTACCATATATCCGTATCACACCAAAAGGGATTTTTGATGTTATGAAGAATAAGTTATTATTACCAGCAGTGATGCGCTAG
- the purM gene encoding phosphoribosylformylglycinamidine cyclo-ligase — MSKAYEQAGVNIEAGYEAVKRMKSHVERTNRLGVMGTFGGFGGMFDLSELNLKEPVLISGTDGVGTKLKLAFMVDKHDTIGVDCVAMCVNDIVAQGAEPLYFLDYVALGKAEPAKIEQIVKGVADGCVQSGAALIGGETAEMPGLYDEDEYDLAGFAVGACEKSAIVTGEKIVEGDVLVGIASSGVHSNGYSLVRKIVFADNNYAVDSIVEGYEDLGPIGEALLVPTKLYAKPVLAALKAADVHGCAHVTGGGFYENLPRMMPEGLATEIDLGSWPVLRIFEFLKEKGQLEDKDLYNVFNMGIGFVLAVPANEVENVLATVEENGEKAYTIGRVVKGEGVVFNGSHDGSLV, encoded by the coding sequence GTGTCAAAAGCATATGAACAAGCAGGTGTAAATATTGAAGCAGGCTACGAAGCCGTAAAACGAATGAAGTCTCACGTTGAACGTACAAACCGTCTAGGTGTGATGGGAACGTTCGGTGGCTTTGGTGGTATGTTTGACTTGTCAGAACTAAATCTTAAGGAACCTGTTCTTATTTCAGGTACAGATGGTGTTGGGACAAAGCTAAAACTAGCATTTATGGTGGACAAGCACGACACGATTGGTGTGGACTGTGTAGCAATGTGTGTCAATGATATCGTAGCGCAAGGTGCTGAACCACTGTACTTTTTAGATTATGTAGCTCTTGGAAAAGCTGAGCCAGCGAAAATTGAACAAATTGTAAAGGGCGTTGCGGATGGCTGTGTGCAATCTGGTGCGGCATTAATCGGTGGTGAAACTGCAGAGATGCCAGGTCTTTACGATGAAGATGAGTATGATTTAGCTGGTTTTGCAGTAGGAGCTTGTGAAAAATCAGCAATCGTGACAGGTGAAAAAATTGTAGAAGGTGACGTACTTGTTGGTATTGCTTCAAGCGGTGTGCATTCAAACGGTTACTCATTAGTACGAAAAATTGTCTTTGCTGATAATAATTACGCAGTTGATTCGATTGTGGAAGGCTACGAGGATCTTGGTCCTATCGGGGAAGCCTTGTTAGTGCCAACAAAATTATATGCGAAACCTGTGCTTGCGGCTTTAAAAGCAGCGGACGTTCATGGCTGTGCACATGTAACTGGCGGTGGCTTTTATGAAAACCTACCACGTATGATGCCCGAAGGTTTAGCAACTGAAATTGATTTAGGTTCTTGGCCTGTCTTACGTATTTTTGAATTTTTAAAAGAAAAAGGACAGCTAGAGGATAAGGATTTATATAATGTCTTTAATATGGGTATTGGCTTCGTTTTAGCTGTACCTGCAAATGAAGTAGAGAATGTGCTTGCTACAGTGGAAGAAAATGGTGAAAAAGCATACACAATTGGTCGCGTTGTGAAAGGCGAGGGTGTTGTATTTAATGGCTCACATGATGGGAGTTTAGTGTAA
- the purH gene encoding bifunctional phosphoribosylaminoimidazolecarboxamide formyltransferase/IMP cyclohydrolase, translating into MTKRALISVSNKDGILEFAKELVALGYEILSTGGTKKMLQDNNVAVTAVDEVTKFPEILDGRVKTLNPMIHGGLLGKFDDTSHQAQMNEHGIEPIEIVCVNLYPFVETISKPNVTWDDAIENIDIGGPTMLRSAAKNHQYVTVIVDSNDYTNVLEELKANGVTTIETRRKLAAKVFRHTAAYDSYISNYLTEEEFPESLTMTYELKQNLRYGENPHQKAAFYQKRLGSDFSLAYATQLHGKELSYNNIQDGNAALQIVKEFEMPAAVAVKHMNPCGVGTGATLEEAFDKAYEADSTSIFGGIIALNMEVDAATAEKLSHIFLEIIIAPAFSQEALDILTKKKNIRLLIIPFEQAIQDKFNVVSVEGGLLVQEPDRYGFADADIKVVTDREPTTQEWEALQLGWAVVKHVKSNAIVVTDSQMTLGVGAGQMNRVGAAKIAFEQAGEKAKGAALASDAFFPMSDTVEAAAAAGITAIIQPGGSIKDQDSIDKANEYGIAMVFTGVRHFKH; encoded by the coding sequence GTGACAAAACGTGCATTAATCAGTGTTTCCAATAAAGATGGTATTTTAGAATTTGCAAAAGAACTAGTAGCATTAGGTTATGAAATTTTATCAACTGGTGGTACGAAAAAAATGTTACAAGACAATAATGTTGCTGTAACAGCAGTCGATGAAGTAACTAAATTCCCTGAAATTTTAGATGGCCGTGTAAAAACTTTAAACCCTATGATTCACGGTGGACTATTAGGAAAGTTTGACGATACTTCTCATCAAGCACAAATGAATGAGCATGGAATTGAGCCAATTGAGATTGTTTGTGTCAATCTTTACCCGTTCGTTGAAACAATTTCAAAGCCTAATGTAACATGGGATGATGCGATCGAAAATATTGATATCGGTGGTCCAACAATGTTACGTTCTGCAGCAAAAAACCATCAATATGTAACAGTAATTGTGGATAGCAATGACTATACGAACGTATTAGAGGAACTGAAAGCAAATGGTGTAACGACAATTGAAACACGTCGCAAGTTAGCTGCAAAAGTTTTCCGTCACACAGCCGCTTATGATTCATATATCTCAAACTACTTAACAGAAGAAGAGTTCCCAGAGAGCTTAACAATGACATATGAATTAAAACAAAACTTACGCTATGGTGAAAATCCTCATCAAAAAGCAGCGTTCTATCAAAAACGTCTAGGCTCAGATTTTTCATTAGCTTATGCTACGCAATTACATGGTAAAGAATTATCATACAACAATATTCAAGATGGGAATGCAGCATTACAAATTGTCAAAGAGTTTGAAATGCCTGCAGCAGTAGCTGTAAAGCACATGAATCCTTGTGGTGTTGGAACGGGTGCAACATTAGAAGAAGCGTTTGATAAAGCATATGAGGCAGATTCAACGTCTATTTTCGGCGGCATTATTGCTTTAAATATGGAAGTAGATGCAGCAACTGCTGAAAAATTAAGCCATATCTTTTTAGAAATTATTATTGCACCAGCTTTCTCTCAAGAAGCACTTGATATTTTAACGAAAAAGAAAAATATTCGCTTACTAATAATTCCTTTCGAGCAAGCAATACAAGACAAATTCAATGTTGTATCAGTTGAAGGTGGCCTTCTTGTGCAAGAACCAGATCGCTACGGCTTTGCCGATGCAGATATTAAAGTTGTCACGGACCGCGAACCGACAACACAAGAATGGGAAGCGTTACAGCTTGGCTGGGCAGTTGTGAAGCACGTTAAATCTAATGCTATCGTCGTTACAGATTCTCAAATGACACTTGGTGTTGGTGCTGGTCAAATGAACCGTGTCGGAGCAGCTAAAATCGCATTTGAACAAGCAGGCGAAAAGGCAAAAGGCGCAGCATTAGCATCAGATGCATTCTTCCCAATGAGCGATACAGTGGAAGCAGCTGCGGCAGCTGGTATTACAGCAATTATTCAACCAGGCGGCTCTATAAAAGATCAGGATTCAATCGATAAAGCTAATGAATACGGCATCGCAATGGTATTCACTGGCGTACGTCATTTCAAACACTAA
- the purN gene encoding phosphoribosylglycinamide formyltransferase, with translation MTAPTKIAVFASGSGSNFQAIQEAIERGELNVKVELVVTDKPGAFVVTRAENFSIPVLALSPKEFATKADYETAIIEALRKYDVEWIVLAGYMRLISEVLLTAFPQRIVNIHPSLLPAFPGKDAIGQAMEHGVKITGVTVHFVDEGMDTGPIIAQAAVSVVDGDREATETAIHKEEHVLYTKALQQLLK, from the coding sequence ATGACTGCACCAACTAAAATTGCCGTTTTTGCTTCAGGGAGCGGTAGTAACTTTCAGGCCATTCAAGAGGCTATTGAACGTGGCGAACTAAATGTAAAAGTCGAGCTTGTTGTTACAGACAAGCCTGGCGCATTTGTAGTCACACGAGCTGAAAACTTTAGTATTCCAGTGCTAGCTTTAAGTCCGAAAGAGTTTGCAACAAAAGCAGATTACGAGACAGCTATTATCGAGGCTCTACGTAAATATGACGTTGAATGGATTGTGCTTGCGGGTTATATGCGCTTAATTAGTGAAGTATTACTGACGGCCTTTCCGCAACGCATCGTGAATATCCATCCTTCACTATTACCAGCTTTCCCTGGTAAAGATGCCATTGGTCAAGCGATGGAACATGGAGTCAAGATAACAGGTGTGACTGTACATTTTGTAGACGAAGGTATGGACACAGGCCCTATTATTGCTCAAGCGGCAGTGTCAGTTGTTGATGGTGACCGTGAGGCAACAGAAACGGCCATTCATAAAGAAGAGCATGTACTCTATACAAAAGCTTTACAGCAGTTATTAAAGTAA
- the purL gene encoding phosphoribosylformylglycinamidine synthase subunit PurL: MSTTKFEPTAQQIKDQKLYAGMGMSDEEFAMVEGILGRLPNWTETGLFSVMWSEHCSYKNSKPVLRKFPTKGPQVLQGPGEGAGIVDIGDEQAVVFKMESHNHPSAIEPYQGAATGVGGIIRDVFSMGARPIAMLNSLRFGELKSARGKYLFEEVVAGIAGYGNCIGIPTVGGEIQFDPCYEGNPLVNAMCVGLIDHKDIQRGIAAGVGNTVMYVGAKTGRDGIHGATFASEELTEESENQRPAVQVGDPFMEKLLLEACLEVVKSDALVGIQDMGAAGLTSSSAEMASKAGSGVEMNLDLVPQRETGMTAYEMMLSESQERMLLVVKKGREEEIKAIFDKYDLDAVAIGRVTDDKMLRLLHNGEVVAEVLADALAEDAPVYHKPSAEPTYYAEFQAIENTEPAVTDYKETLNALLKAPTIASKEWVYDQYDYQVRTSTVVAPGSDAAVIRVRGTNKGLAMTTDCNSRYIYLDPEVGGAIAVAEAARNIVATGGTPLAITDCLNFGNPEKPEIFWQIEKSADGISAACTALNSPVIGGNVSLYNERSGEAVYPTPTIGMVGLIEDLAHVTTQDVKAAGDVVFVIGDTKTEFGGSELQKLLNNGVISGKAPAIDLQIEAARQQALLKAIKAGIVQSAHDVAEGGLAVALAETTFGANGLGVDVTLTGSATTALFSETQSRFVVTVKEENAAAFVEIVKDAQKIGVVTNDALVKINGDNGVLVDGTVEEFRSNWKGAIPCLLNSEA; encoded by the coding sequence ATGTCAACAACTAAGTTTGAGCCAACAGCACAGCAAATTAAAGATCAAAAGCTATACGCTGGTATGGGGATGTCAGACGAAGAATTTGCAATGGTAGAAGGTATTTTAGGACGTCTACCAAACTGGACAGAGACAGGTCTTTTCTCAGTAATGTGGTCTGAGCATTGCTCATACAAAAATTCAAAACCAGTGTTACGTAAATTCCCTACAAAGGGTCCTCAAGTTTTACAAGGTCCAGGTGAAGGCGCAGGTATCGTAGATATTGGTGATGAACAAGCAGTTGTATTTAAAATGGAATCACACAACCATCCTTCAGCAATCGAGCCTTATCAAGGTGCTGCAACAGGTGTTGGTGGTATTATCCGTGACGTTTTCTCAATGGGTGCACGTCCAATTGCGATGCTGAACTCACTACGCTTTGGCGAATTAAAATCAGCGCGTGGTAAATATTTATTTGAAGAAGTAGTTGCTGGTATCGCAGGTTACGGTAACTGTATCGGAATTCCAACTGTAGGCGGAGAGATTCAATTTGATCCTTGCTATGAAGGTAATCCACTTGTTAATGCAATGTGTGTAGGTTTAATTGACCACAAAGATATTCAACGCGGGATCGCAGCTGGCGTAGGAAATACAGTCATGTATGTTGGCGCAAAAACAGGTCGTGACGGTATCCACGGTGCAACATTTGCATCCGAGGAGTTAACAGAGGAATCTGAAAACCAACGTCCAGCAGTACAAGTAGGAGACCCATTCATGGAGAAACTTTTACTTGAAGCATGTTTAGAAGTTGTAAAATCTGACGCTCTAGTAGGTATTCAAGATATGGGTGCTGCTGGTCTTACTTCTTCATCAGCAGAAATGGCTTCTAAGGCTGGCTCTGGTGTAGAAATGAACTTAGACTTAGTACCACAACGTGAGACAGGCATGACAGCATATGAAATGATGCTATCTGAATCTCAGGAGCGTATGCTACTTGTTGTGAAAAAAGGTCGCGAAGAAGAAATTAAAGCGATTTTCGATAAATATGATTTAGATGCTGTGGCAATTGGTCGAGTGACAGATGATAAAATGCTTCGCTTATTACACAATGGTGAAGTTGTAGCTGAAGTACTTGCTGATGCACTTGCAGAAGATGCACCAGTTTATCATAAGCCATCTGCAGAGCCTACTTACTATGCTGAGTTCCAGGCGATAGAAAACACGGAACCAGCCGTAACAGATTACAAAGAAACATTAAACGCACTTTTAAAAGCACCAACAATTGCTTCTAAAGAGTGGGTATACGATCAATATGATTATCAAGTACGTACATCAACAGTCGTTGCACCAGGTTCTGATGCAGCAGTTATCCGCGTTCGCGGTACGAACAAAGGGTTAGCAATGACTACAGACTGTAACTCTCGTTATATTTACCTAGATCCAGAGGTAGGCGGTGCCATTGCTGTAGCAGAAGCGGCTCGTAATATCGTAGCAACTGGTGGTACACCATTAGCGATTACTGACTGCTTAAACTTTGGTAATCCTGAGAAACCAGAAATCTTCTGGCAAATTGAAAAATCAGCTGATGGTATTTCAGCAGCTTGTACAGCACTGAATTCGCCAGTAATCGGCGGTAACGTGTCTCTTTATAACGAGCGTTCTGGAGAAGCAGTTTACCCAACACCAACAATCGGTATGGTTGGACTAATTGAAGATTTGGCACATGTGACAACTCAAGATGTAAAAGCTGCTGGTGATGTAGTGTTTGTGATCGGCGATACAAAAACTGAATTTGGTGGTTCTGAGCTTCAAAAATTATTAAATAATGGGGTTATTTCAGGTAAAGCACCAGCTATTGACCTACAGATTGAAGCTGCACGTCAACAAGCATTGCTCAAAGCGATTAAAGCCGGAATCGTACAATCTGCACATGATGTGGCAGAGGGTGGTCTTGCAGTAGCGCTTGCTGAAACAACATTTGGCGCAAATGGCTTAGGTGTTGATGTTACATTAACTGGCTCTGCTACAACAGCATTATTCAGTGAAACACAATCTCGTTTCGTTGTAACAGTGAAAGAAGAAAATGCAGCTGCATTTGTAGAAATTGTAAAAGATGCACAGAAAATCGGTGTCGTAACTAACGATGCGCTTGTTAAAATCAACGGTGATAACGGTGTGCTTGTAGATGGTACAGTGGAGGAATTCCGTTCTAATTGGAAAGGAGCAATCCCATGCTTGCTGAACTCAGAGGCTTAA
- the purF gene encoding amidophosphoribosyltransferase — protein MLAELRGLNEECGVFGIWGNPNPAHLSYYGLHALQHRGQEGAGIVVSDGQHLRAVKGEGLVNDVFNEDKLKAVNGKAAIAHVRYTTAGGGGIENVQPLLFHSSTGSLSIAHNGNLVNATHLKQYLERQGSIFHSSSDTEVLAHLIKKSSHSPFRAKVKNALSLLKGAYSFLIMTKDEMLVARDPHGLRPLSLGKLGDGWVVASETCAFDLIGAEFVRSVEPGELLIINDEGVKSDRFAEMDKRAMCAMEYVYLARPDSDIDGINVHMARKRMGKQLARECAHIEADVVTGVPDSSISAAIGFAEESGIPYELGLIKNRYVGRTFIQPTQELRERGVKMKLSPVVQVVKGKRVVMVDDSIVRGTTSRRIVKMLKDAGAAEVHVVISSPPMTDPCYYGIDTSTHEELIASSQSVDEIRETIGADSLTFLSVEGMVETIARPYEDENRGLCLACFTSKYPTEIFPDTILPHEKELLR, from the coding sequence ATGCTTGCTGAACTCAGAGGCTTAAACGAAGAATGTGGGGTGTTTGGTATTTGGGGCAACCCAAATCCAGCACACCTTAGTTATTACGGGCTTCATGCTCTTCAACACCGTGGCCAAGAAGGTGCTGGAATCGTCGTTTCTGACGGTCAGCATCTTCGCGCGGTGAAAGGCGAAGGACTAGTTAATGATGTTTTCAACGAAGATAAGTTAAAGGCAGTTAACGGAAAAGCAGCAATTGCTCATGTTCGTTATACGACTGCTGGTGGAGGCGGTATTGAAAATGTACAGCCGTTATTATTCCACTCCTCAACTGGAAGCCTTTCAATTGCTCATAACGGTAACTTAGTCAATGCTACGCACCTAAAGCAGTATTTAGAGCGACAAGGAAGTATCTTCCATTCAAGCTCCGATACAGAAGTGCTAGCACATCTTATTAAGAAAAGCTCGCATTCACCATTCCGTGCAAAGGTGAAAAATGCCCTCTCATTATTAAAGGGTGCGTATTCGTTCTTAATTATGACTAAAGATGAAATGCTTGTTGCACGTGATCCACATGGTTTACGTCCATTATCTCTTGGAAAGCTAGGAGATGGCTGGGTTGTAGCCTCTGAAACTTGCGCATTCGATTTAATAGGTGCAGAATTCGTTCGATCTGTTGAACCTGGTGAGTTATTAATTATCAACGACGAAGGTGTAAAATCTGATCGTTTTGCAGAAATGGATAAACGTGCAATGTGCGCGATGGAGTACGTGTATTTAGCACGTCCTGATTCTGATATTGATGGTATTAACGTCCATATGGCACGTAAACGTATGGGAAAACAGCTTGCTCGTGAATGTGCACATATTGAAGCTGATGTTGTAACAGGTGTGCCTGACTCAAGTATTTCTGCAGCAATTGGCTTTGCAGAGGAAAGCGGTATTCCTTATGAGCTAGGTCTTATTAAAAATCGTTATGTAGGTCGTACATTTATCCAACCGACACAGGAATTACGTGAACGCGGTGTGAAAATGAAGCTTTCTCCAGTTGTTCAAGTCGTAAAAGGTAAACGCGTAGTGATGGTGGACGATTCAATCGTTCGTGGTACAACTTCAAGACGTATTGTAAAAATGTTAAAAGATGCAGGTGCGGCAGAAGTACATGTTGTGATTTCTTCGCCACCAATGACGGATCCTTGCTATTATGGCATCGATACTTCAACACATGAAGAATTGATTGCATCTAGCCAAAGTGTAGATGAAATTCGTGAAACTATAGGAGCCGATTCACTAACATTCCTTTCCGTTGAGGGCATGGTGGAGACGATTGCAAGACCATATGAAGATGAAAACCGTGGATTATGCCTAGCATGCTTTACAAGCAAATATCCAACAGAAATTTTTCCGGATACAATCTTACCACATGAAAAAGAACTATTACGTTAA
- the purD gene encoding phosphoribosylamine--glycine ligase produces the protein MKVLVIGSGGREHAIAKQFSISPSVNKVFVAPGNDGMRGDAEVVAIDAMDFAGLAQFAKENEVDLTFVGPEQLLAEGIVDFFTARGLRIFGPTKEAAQIESSKSYAKDIMNKYHIPTAAHETFTEADKAIAYIKEQGAPIVIKADGLAAGKGVVVAMTEEEAVEAVKDMIGNQRYGESSSRVVIEEFLDGEEFSFMSFVHKGQIYPMVIAQDHKRAYDGDKGPNTGGMGAYSPVPQISQEVVDVTYKTIVEPTVKGMETDGVSFTGILYAGLILTKNGPKVIEFNARFGDPETQVVLPRMASDFGAFMTALMEETPFDLQWSDEAMLGVVIAAEGYPGDVEKGHALPNLEALSASHAVFHAGTKFVDENFVGNGGRILLVGAKAATLKEAQEKVYAGIATEEWNNFFYRKDIGWRTFK, from the coding sequence ATGAAAGTATTAGTCATTGGAAGCGGCGGTCGTGAGCATGCTATCGCCAAACAATTTAGTATTTCACCATCTGTCAATAAAGTATTTGTAGCACCTGGTAATGATGGCATGCGAGGAGATGCAGAAGTTGTGGCGATTGATGCAATGGATTTTGCAGGCTTGGCACAATTCGCTAAAGAAAATGAGGTAGATTTAACCTTTGTTGGGCCTGAGCAACTACTTGCTGAAGGAATCGTGGATTTCTTTACGGCTCGTGGCTTACGAATATTTGGTCCAACAAAGGAAGCAGCACAAATCGAAAGCAGTAAATCATACGCTAAGGATATTATGAATAAGTATCATATCCCAACAGCAGCCCATGAAACATTTACTGAAGCAGATAAGGCTATTGCCTATATTAAAGAGCAAGGTGCTCCAATCGTTATCAAGGCAGATGGTTTAGCAGCTGGTAAAGGTGTAGTTGTAGCAATGACTGAAGAAGAAGCCGTTGAAGCTGTAAAGGATATGATCGGTAACCAACGTTATGGTGAATCATCTTCTCGAGTGGTCATTGAAGAATTCCTGGATGGAGAAGAATTCTCCTTCATGTCGTTTGTCCATAAAGGTCAGATTTATCCAATGGTCATTGCTCAAGACCATAAACGTGCTTATGATGGCGATAAAGGACCGAACACAGGTGGTATGGGAGCCTATTCCCCAGTGCCTCAAATTTCTCAAGAAGTAGTAGATGTTACTTATAAGACGATTGTTGAACCAACTGTGAAAGGTATGGAGACAGATGGTGTATCGTTTACAGGGATACTATATGCAGGATTGATTTTAACGAAAAATGGTCCGAAAGTGATTGAGTTTAATGCACGCTTTGGTGATCCAGAAACACAAGTAGTTTTACCACGTATGGCATCTGACTTTGGTGCATTTATGACAGCATTAATGGAAGAAACGCCATTTGATTTGCAATGGTCTGATGAAGCAATGCTAGGCGTAGTAATTGCCGCTGAAGGCTATCCAGGGGACGTTGAAAAAGGACATGCATTACCTAACTTAGAGGCACTATCAGCTTCACACGCGGTATTCCATGCGGGTACAAAGTTTGTAGATGAGAACTTTGTTGGTAATGGTGGCCGAATATTATTGGTTGGCGCAAAGGCAGCTACTTTAAAAGAAGCACAAGAAAAAGTATACGCAGGTATTGCAACTGAAGAATGGAACAATTTCTTCTACCGCAAAGATATCGGCTGGCGTACGTTTAAGTAG
- a CDS encoding YgaP-like transmembrane domain — MMQETNLSEQNAFCRFAMGTSLTAFGIARVSRNPNCMRGRLMIAFGAMKMAEGIFKYCPTKALLSSNMQSAMNSNNNNTSMQSMLSGQNSMSSEQIDKLMKDFSSAISGTMSGSNATASKQSDSSTSNQKFSDSKNSANQAQNPS, encoded by the coding sequence ATGATGCAAGAAACTAATTTAAGCGAACAAAATGCCTTCTGTCGCTTTGCCATGGGTACAAGTTTAACGGCATTTGGTATCGCTAGGGTCTCAAGAAATCCTAATTGTATGAGAGGTCGATTGATGATTGCATTTGGTGCCATGAAAATGGCTGAGGGTATCTTTAAGTATTGCCCAACTAAAGCTTTACTGAGCTCTAATATGCAGAGTGCTATGAACAGCAACAACAATAACACTTCTATGCAAAGTATGCTCAGTGGCCAAAATTCTATGTCATCTGAACAAATCGATAAACTCATGAAGGATTTCTCCTCTGCTATTTCTGGAACTATGTCAGGATCAAATGCAACTGCTTCAAAGCAATCTGACTCCAGCACTTCAAATCAAAAATTCTCAGACAGTAAAAATTCTGCAAATCAAGCACAAAATCCTTCTTAG